A portion of the Pseudomonas sp. PSE14 genome contains these proteins:
- a CDS encoding DNA polymerase II has translation MEARQGFVLTRHWRDTPEGTEVGFWLATDEGPRHVLLPPQTSVAFVPAEQRARAEKLLAGERGAELRPLGLRDFQQRPVLGLYCQQHRQLMNLEKRLREAGVEVFEADIRPPERYLMERFITAPVTFSGKAGDTGSVTEAQLRPAPDYRPKLKLVSLDIETNIRGDLYSIALEGCGQRQVYMLGPANGVDGERDFELEYCDSRAEILERLNQWLAEHDPDAIIGWNLVQFDLRVLQEHAKRLDVPLRLGRGGDEMGWRQHASGNHYFAAAAGRLIIDGIEALRSAFWSFPSFSLESVAQNLLGEGKSIDNPYDRMAEIDRRFAEDKPALAKYNLKDCELVTRIFDKTRILDFLLERASVTGLPADRSGGSVAAFTHLYLPPMHRLGYVAPNLGGKAPEASPGGFVMDSRPGLYESVLVLDYKSLYPSIIRTFLIDPVGLVEGLSDPSDEASIPGFRGGRFSRTQHCLPAIVERVWQGRDAAKREGNAPLSQALKIIMNAFYGVLGSSGCRFFDPRLASSITLRGHEIMRRTRELIEAQGHRVIYGDTDSTFVWLGRAHGEDEAAEIGRALVRHVNQWWGEHLREAYGLESALEIQFERHFRRFLMPTIRGAEEGSKKRYAGLVRRADGSDEMVFKGLETVRTDWSPLAQQFQQELYLRIFQRQPYREFVRDYVNRTLAGEQDELLIFRKRLRRQLGDYERNVPPHVRAARIADEYNQRQGRPRQYQNGGWISYVITVNGPEPLETRSSPIDYDHYVSRQLQPIADAILPFVEDDFSSLIDRQMGLF, from the coding sequence GTGGAGGCAAGGCAGGGTTTCGTCCTGACCCGACATTGGCGGGATACGCCCGAAGGCACCGAGGTGGGCTTCTGGCTGGCCACCGACGAAGGCCCCCGGCACGTGCTGCTGCCGCCACAGACGTCGGTGGCCTTCGTGCCAGCCGAGCAGCGCGCCCGCGCCGAGAAGCTGCTGGCCGGCGAGCGCGGCGCCGAGCTGCGTCCGCTGGGTCTGCGCGACTTCCAGCAGCGCCCGGTGCTGGGCCTTTATTGCCAGCAGCATCGCCAGCTGATGAACCTGGAGAAGCGCCTGCGCGAGGCCGGCGTCGAGGTGTTCGAGGCGGACATCCGCCCGCCCGAGCGCTACCTGATGGAGCGCTTCATCACCGCGCCCGTGACCTTCAGCGGCAAGGCGGGCGACACCGGCAGCGTCACCGAAGCGCAACTGCGCCCGGCGCCGGACTATCGGCCGAAACTGAAACTGGTCTCGCTGGACATCGAAACCAATATCCGTGGCGACCTCTATTCCATCGCCCTGGAAGGCTGCGGCCAGCGTCAGGTCTACATGCTCGGACCGGCCAATGGCGTCGATGGCGAACGTGACTTCGAGCTGGAGTACTGCGACAGCCGGGCGGAAATTCTGGAGCGCCTGAACCAGTGGCTGGCCGAGCACGACCCGGACGCCATCATCGGCTGGAACCTGGTGCAGTTCGACCTGCGTGTGCTGCAGGAACACGCCAAGCGCCTGGACGTCCCGCTGCGCCTGGGGCGGGGCGGCGACGAGATGGGCTGGCGGCAGCATGCCTCCGGCAACCACTACTTCGCCGCGGCGGCCGGGCGGCTGATCATCGACGGCATCGAGGCGCTGCGTTCGGCGTTCTGGAGCTTTCCCTCGTTCAGCCTGGAAAGCGTCGCGCAGAATCTGCTGGGCGAAGGCAAGTCGATCGACAACCCCTACGACCGCATGGCCGAGATCGACCGCCGCTTCGCCGAGGACAAGCCGGCGCTGGCGAAATACAACCTCAAGGACTGCGAACTGGTCACGCGCATCTTCGACAAGACCCGCATCCTCGACTTCCTGCTCGAACGCGCCAGCGTCACCGGCCTGCCGGCGGACCGCAGCGGCGGCTCGGTGGCGGCCTTCACCCACCTGTACCTGCCGCCGATGCACCGCCTGGGCTACGTGGCACCGAACCTCGGCGGCAAGGCGCCGGAGGCCAGCCCCGGCGGCTTCGTCATGGACTCGCGGCCGGGGCTCTACGAGTCGGTGCTGGTGCTGGACTACAAGAGCCTGTACCCCTCTATCATCCGCACCTTCCTGATCGACCCGGTGGGGCTGGTGGAGGGCTTGAGCGATCCCTCCGATGAAGCCTCGATTCCCGGCTTCCGTGGCGGGCGCTTCTCTCGCACCCAACACTGCCTGCCGGCCATCGTCGAGCGCGTCTGGCAGGGCCGCGACGCCGCCAAGCGCGAGGGTAACGCGCCGCTGTCTCAAGCGCTGAAGATCATCATGAACGCCTTCTACGGCGTACTGGGTTCCAGCGGCTGCCGCTTCTTCGACCCGCGCCTGGCGTCGTCGATCACCCTGCGCGGCCACGAGATCATGCGCCGCACCCGCGAGCTGATCGAGGCGCAGGGGCATCGGGTGATCTACGGCGACACCGACTCCACCTTCGTCTGGCTCGGCCGCGCCCATGGCGAGGACGAGGCGGCGGAGATCGGCCGCGCGCTGGTGCGCCACGTCAACCAGTGGTGGGGCGAGCATCTGCGCGAGGCGTACGGACTGGAAAGCGCGCTGGAGATTCAGTTCGAGCGACACTTCCGACGTTTCCTCATGCCCACGATCCGGGGGGCGGAGGAGGGCAGCAAGAAGCGCTACGCCGGCCTGGTGCGGCGCGCCGACGGCAGCGACGAGATGGTCTTCAAGGGCCTGGAAACCGTGCGTACCGACTGGTCGCCGCTGGCCCAGCAGTTCCAGCAGGAGCTGTACCTGCGCATCTTCCAGCGCCAGCCGTACCGCGAGTTCGTCCGCGACTACGTGAACCGTACCCTGGCGGGCGAACAGGACGAATTGCTGATCTTCCGCAAGCGCCTGCGCCGGCAGCTGGGTGACTACGAGCGCAACGTCCCGCCCCATGTGCGCGCTGCGCGGATCGCCGACGAGTACAACCAGCGCCAGGGCCGCCCGCGCCAGTACCAGAACGGCGGCTGGATCAGCTACGTGATCACGGTCAACGGCCCGGAGCCGCTGGAGACCCGCAGCTCGCCCATCGACTACGACCACTACGTCAGCCGGCAATTGCAGCCGATCGCCGATGCCATCCTGCCGTTCGTGGAGGATGACTTCAGTTCGCTGATCGATCGGCAGATGGGGTTGTTCTGA